The following coding sequences lie in one Mycobacterium gordonae genomic window:
- the rimM gene encoding ribosome maturation factor RimM (Essential for efficient processing of 16S rRNA), with translation MELIVGRVAKAHGITGELVVDVRTDDPDVRFAPGATLRAKKPRDPGPARSYVVESARPHGSRLLVRLAGVDDRDGADAMRGSLFVIDSDELPPIEEPDTYYDHQLEGLRVRTTQGQEVGVVAEVLHTTGGELLSVKSESGEVLVPFVSAIVTSVSLDDGTMEIEPPDGLLDLG, from the coding sequence ATGGAGCTGATCGTCGGGCGCGTGGCCAAAGCGCACGGCATCACCGGCGAACTTGTCGTCGACGTCCGCACCGACGATCCCGACGTCCGGTTCGCACCGGGTGCCACGTTGCGTGCCAAGAAACCTCGTGATCCGGGTCCGGCTCGCAGCTACGTCGTCGAGAGTGCGCGCCCGCACGGCTCCCGGCTGCTGGTTCGCCTGGCCGGCGTCGACGACCGGGACGGCGCCGACGCGATGCGCGGCAGCTTGTTCGTCATCGACTCCGACGAGCTGCCGCCGATCGAGGAGCCGGACACCTACTACGACCATCAGCTCGAGGGACTGCGGGTCCGCACCACACAGGGTCAGGAGGTCGGTGTCGTCGCCGAGGTTCTGCACACCACCGGTGGCGAATTGCTCTCTGTGAAAAGCGAATCCGGTGAAGTGCTGGTGCCGTTCGTGAGCGCGATCGTCACCTCGGTGTCGCTGGACGACGGCACCATGGAGATCGAACCACCAGACGGTCTACTGGATCTGGGATGA
- the lepB gene encoding signal peptidase I: MTDTEDSPPEDSSSERRTDAGRSESTGPSTKPEADTSGEVDPDPKAKRKQEKPEKRSTLRELTTLAVVAIVLYYVMLTFVARPYLIPSESMEPTLHGCSTCVGDRIMVDKLTYRFSSPKPGDVIVFKGPPSWNVGYKSIRSSNTVVRWVQNALSFIGFVPPDENDLVKRVIAVGGQTVACRADTGLTVNGKPLKEPYLDPSTMMADPSVYPCLGSEFGPVTVPQGRLWVMGDNRTHSADSRAHCPMLCTGDPTAGTVPVANVIGKARFIVWPPKRWGGVGSIDPQQGQ, translated from the coding sequence GTGACTGACACTGAGGATTCTCCTCCGGAGGACTCTTCCTCGGAGCGCCGGACGGACGCTGGGAGGTCGGAGTCGACTGGACCGTCGACGAAGCCGGAGGCTGACACGTCGGGCGAGGTCGACCCGGATCCCAAAGCCAAGCGCAAGCAGGAGAAGCCCGAAAAGCGCTCGACGCTGCGGGAACTGACCACGCTCGCGGTCGTTGCGATCGTTCTCTACTACGTGATGCTGACGTTCGTCGCGCGTCCGTACCTGATTCCGTCGGAGTCGATGGAGCCCACCCTGCACGGTTGTTCCACGTGTGTCGGCGACCGCATCATGGTCGACAAACTCACCTACCGGTTCAGTTCTCCCAAACCCGGCGACGTCATCGTCTTCAAGGGACCGCCGTCGTGGAACGTCGGCTACAAGTCGATCCGCTCATCCAACACCGTGGTGCGCTGGGTCCAGAATGCGCTGTCGTTCATTGGCTTTGTACCGCCTGACGAGAACGACCTGGTAAAACGGGTGATCGCCGTCGGCGGCCAGACGGTGGCCTGCCGCGCGGACACCGGACTGACGGTCAACGGCAAGCCGCTCAAAGAGCCGTACCTGGACCCGTCCACCATGATGGCCGACCCGTCGGTCTATCCGTGTCTGGGCAGCGAGTTCGGTCCGGTCACCGTGCCGCAGGGACGGCTGTGGGTGATGGGTGACAACCGGACGCATTCGGCGGATTCACGCGCTCACTGCCCGATGCTGTGCACCGGGGACCCGACCGCGGGCACCGTGCCGGTCGCCAACGTCATCGGCAAGGCCCGGTTCATCGTGTGGCCGCCCAAGCGATGGGGTGGTGTGGGTTCGATCGACCCCCAGCAGGGTCAGTGA
- a CDS encoding DUF2469 domain-containing protein: MSAEDLEKYETEMELSLYREYKDIVGQFSYVVETERRFYLANSVEMVPRNADGEVYFELRLADAWVWDMYRPARFVKQVRVVTFKDVNIEEVEKPELRLPE; this comes from the coding sequence ATGAGTGCTGAGGATCTCGAAAAGTACGAGACCGAGATGGAGCTCTCGCTGTACCGCGAATACAAAGACATCGTCGGTCAGTTCAGCTATGTCGTGGAAACCGAGCGCCGCTTCTATCTCGCCAACAGCGTGGAGATGGTGCCCCGCAACGCCGACGGCGAAGTGTATTTCGAACTGCGGCTGGCCGACGCGTGGGTGTGGGACATGTACCGGCCGGCCCGCTTCGTCAAGCAGGTGCGGGTGGTCACGTTCAAAGACGTCAATATCGAAGAGGTTGAGAAGCCGGAACTTCGGCTGCCCGAATAG
- a CDS encoding TetR/AcrR family transcriptional regulator, giving the protein MARTQQQRREETVGRLLQACIDTIVEVGYARTSAALITNRAGVSVGALFRHFETMGDFMAATASEVLRRQLEIFTKQVAEIPADRSAPEAVLGILHDVTTSPTHAVLYELLVAARTDEKLRGTLQHELGQYSAKLDEVAREMPGADGFVNDSLPVVVALLTNLFDGAAVVEGVLPRPEISERRIPVLSALIAAVWRDPTSA; this is encoded by the coding sequence ATGGCCCGGACCCAGCAGCAACGCCGCGAGGAGACCGTCGGCCGGCTTCTGCAGGCCTGTATCGACACCATCGTCGAGGTCGGATATGCCCGTACCTCGGCCGCTCTGATCACCAACCGGGCCGGAGTATCGGTGGGCGCCCTGTTCCGTCACTTCGAGACGATGGGTGACTTCATGGCGGCCACCGCATCAGAGGTGCTACGCCGACAACTGGAAATCTTCACCAAGCAGGTCGCGGAGATCCCGGCCGACCGGTCGGCGCCGGAAGCCGTGCTGGGCATCCTGCACGACGTCACGACCAGCCCGACCCACGCCGTGCTTTACGAACTGTTGGTCGCTGCGCGCACCGACGAGAAGCTGCGAGGCACTTTGCAGCACGAGCTGGGCCAGTATTCGGCAAAGCTCGACGAAGTGGCGCGGGAAATGCCCGGCGCGGACGGCTTCGTGAACGACTCCCTCCCGGTGGTGGTGGCGTTGCTGACCAACCTCTTCGACGGTGCCGCCGTCGTGGAGGGGGTGCTCCCGCGACCTGAGATCTCCGAGCGCAGGATTCCAGTGTTGAGTGCGCTGATCGCGGCGGTGTGGCGGGACCCTACTTCTGCCTGA
- the rplS gene encoding 50S ribosomal protein L19 — MNRLDFVDQASLRDDIPAFNPGDTINVHVKVIEGAKERIQVFKGVVIRRQGGGIRETFTVRKESYGVGVERTFPVHSPNIDHIEVVTRGDVRRAKLYYLRELRGKKAKIKEKR, encoded by the coding sequence ATGAACAGGCTGGACTTCGTCGACCAGGCGTCGCTGCGCGACGACATCCCCGCCTTCAACCCGGGCGACACCATCAACGTGCACGTCAAGGTGATCGAGGGCGCCAAAGAGCGCATCCAGGTCTTCAAGGGCGTCGTGATCCGTCGCCAGGGCGGCGGCATCCGCGAGACGTTCACGGTGCGCAAGGAGAGCTACGGCGTCGGCGTGGAGCGGACGTTTCCGGTCCACTCGCCGAACATCGACCACATCGAGGTGGTGACCCGTGGCGACGTCCGTCGCGCCAAGCTCTACTACCTGCGTGAGCTCCGGGGCAAGAAAGCCAAGATCAAGGAAAAGCGCTGA
- a CDS encoding serine hydrolase, whose translation MRTRPLTLLSAVAAVALVVVAGCEATVHAKAFGYSTDQTAAQQPPQPQQQLVELLLRSITPSGQPMALPTLAVGGLEGVQARIQQATDQAAAGGATLAVAILDRATHQLVSNGNSQIIATASVAKLFIADDLLLRESEGRAVLSPDDRQSLDVMLQSSDDGAAERFWGQDGGDSIITQVARRYGLTSTTPPSDGRWWNTISSAPDLIRYYEMLLDGSGGLPTDRARLIVNDLAKSTPTGVDGYPQRFGIPDGLYAEPVAVKQGWMCCIGADWMHLSTGVIGKDRRYIMVIESLQPSDDATARATITQAVKTIFPNGRI comes from the coding sequence ATGCGAACCCGGCCGCTGACGTTGCTTTCCGCCGTGGCGGCGGTGGCGTTGGTGGTGGTCGCCGGTTGCGAAGCGACCGTGCACGCGAAGGCGTTCGGCTACTCGACCGACCAGACCGCGGCTCAGCAGCCGCCGCAGCCTCAACAGCAGCTGGTGGAACTGCTGCTGCGCTCCATCACGCCGAGCGGCCAGCCGATGGCGCTACCGACGCTGGCGGTGGGCGGACTCGAAGGCGTACAGGCGCGTATCCAGCAGGCCACCGACCAGGCCGCCGCCGGCGGCGCGACCCTAGCGGTGGCCATCCTCGATCGCGCCACTCACCAGCTGGTTTCCAACGGCAACAGTCAGATCATCGCCACCGCGTCGGTAGCCAAGTTGTTCATCGCCGACGACCTGCTGTTGCGAGAGTCCGAGGGCCGAGCCGTGTTGTCCCCCGACGATCGCCAGTCACTAGACGTGATGTTGCAGTCTTCCGACGACGGCGCGGCCGAGCGTTTCTGGGGCCAGGACGGCGGCGATTCGATCATCACCCAGGTGGCCCGCCGGTACGGCTTGACGTCGACCACGCCGCCCAGCGACGGACGGTGGTGGAACACCATCAGTTCGGCGCCGGACCTGATCCGCTATTACGAAATGCTGCTGGACGGCTCCGGTGGACTGCCGACGGATCGCGCCCGGCTGATCGTCAACGACCTGGCCAAGTCGACACCGACGGGAGTCGACGGCTACCCGCAGCGGTTCGGAATCCCCGACGGGCTGTACGCCGAACCCGTCGCGGTCAAACAGGGCTGGATGTGTTGCATCGGCGCCGACTGGATGCACCTGTCGACCGGGGTGATCGGCAAAGACCGCCGCTACATCATGGTGATCGAGTCGCTGCAGCCCTCCGACGACGCCACCGCGCGTGCCACGATCACCCAAGCGGTCAAGACGATCTTCCCGAACGGCCGGATTTAG
- a CDS encoding nuclear transport factor 2 family protein: MLSLEEISDRLEIQQLLVDYSTAIDQRRFDDLDNVFTTDAYIDYTALGGIAGQYPEVKKWLSEVLPNFPVYSHMLGNFSVRIDGDTASSRVICFNPMVLGGEKEQILFCGLWYDDEFVRTPEGWRMTRRVETKTFQKVM; the protein is encoded by the coding sequence ATGTTGAGCCTGGAAGAGATCTCCGACCGTCTGGAGATCCAACAGCTATTGGTGGATTACTCCACCGCCATCGACCAACGGCGATTCGACGACCTGGACAACGTGTTCACCACCGACGCCTACATCGATTACACGGCCCTCGGCGGTATCGCTGGCCAGTACCCAGAGGTCAAGAAGTGGCTGTCGGAGGTGTTGCCGAACTTCCCGGTGTATTCGCACATGCTGGGCAACTTTTCGGTGCGCATTGACGGCGACACCGCGTCGTCGAGGGTGATCTGCTTCAACCCGATGGTGCTCGGCGGCGAGAAGGAGCAGATTCTGTTCTGTGGACTCTGGTACGACGACGAGTTCGTACGCACACCCGAGGGCTGGCGCATGACGCGTCGAGTCGAGACCAAGACGTTTCAGAAGGTGATGTAG
- the trmD gene encoding tRNA (guanosine(37)-N1)-methyltransferase TrmD: protein MRIDVVTIFPAYLDPLRESLPGKAIAAGLVDLQVRDLRRWTHDVHHSVDDSPYGGGPGMVMKAPVWGEALDEVCSEETLLVVPSPAGVLFDQSTAQRWSAERHLVFACGRYEGIDQRVVEDSARRMRVEEVSIGDYVLPGGESAALVMIEAVLRLITGVLGNPASAEHDSHSPALDRLLEGPSYTRPPSWRGLDVPEILLSGDHARIAAWRREVSLQRTRDRRPELLD from the coding sequence ATGAGAATCGACGTCGTCACGATCTTTCCGGCCTATCTGGATCCGTTGCGAGAATCGTTGCCCGGCAAGGCGATTGCCGCGGGTCTGGTCGATCTGCAGGTGCGCGATCTGCGCCGGTGGACGCACGACGTGCACCATTCGGTGGATGACTCACCGTATGGCGGAGGGCCGGGCATGGTGATGAAGGCGCCGGTCTGGGGTGAGGCGCTGGACGAAGTATGTTCGGAAGAAACGCTTTTGGTGGTTCCCAGTCCGGCGGGCGTGCTGTTCGACCAGTCCACCGCGCAGCGATGGAGCGCCGAGCGGCACCTGGTGTTCGCCTGTGGCCGTTACGAGGGCATCGATCAGCGGGTCGTCGAGGATTCCGCGCGGCGGATGCGCGTCGAAGAGGTGTCGATCGGCGACTATGTGCTGCCGGGCGGTGAGTCGGCGGCGCTGGTAATGATCGAGGCGGTGCTGCGGCTGATAACCGGCGTGCTCGGCAATCCCGCCTCGGCCGAACATGATTCGCATTCGCCGGCTCTGGACCGGTTGCTCGAGGGGCCCAGCTACACTCGCCCGCCGAGCTGGCGCGGCCTGGACGTTCCGGAGATTCTGTTGTCGGGTGACCATGCCCGGATAGCGGCCTGGCGCCGCGAGGTGTCATTGCAGCGCACCCGCGACCGCCGGCCGGAGCTGCTCGACTGA
- a CDS encoding ribonuclease HII, giving the protein MATTWPPRTVIRKSGGLRTLESALYRSGLGPVAGVDEVGRGACAGPLVVAACVLGPGRLESLAALDDSKKLTEKTREKLFPLIRRYALAYHVVFIPSTEVDRRGVHVANIEGMRRAVAGLSVRPGYVLSDGFRVPGLSVPSLPVIGGDAAAACIAAASVLAKVSRDRLMVAMDAEHPGYGFADHKGYSTRAHGRALAELGPCPQHRYSFINVRRVAAGGATDFVAECPPDPQCHPAECGDFR; this is encoded by the coding sequence ATGGCCACCACCTGGCCACCGCGGACCGTGATCCGCAAGTCTGGGGGTCTGCGCACCCTGGAATCCGCTCTGTATCGCAGCGGTCTGGGCCCGGTGGCCGGGGTGGACGAAGTGGGTCGCGGCGCCTGTGCCGGTCCGCTGGTGGTGGCGGCGTGCGTTCTCGGTCCGGGGCGTTTGGAAAGTCTTGCGGCTCTAGACGATTCGAAGAAGCTGACCGAGAAGACCCGGGAAAAGCTGTTTCCGCTGATCCGGCGCTACGCACTGGCCTACCACGTGGTGTTCATCCCGTCGACCGAGGTGGACCGCCGCGGTGTGCACGTGGCCAACATCGAAGGCATGCGGCGGGCCGTGGCCGGGCTGTCGGTGCGGCCCGGCTATGTCTTGAGCGACGGTTTCCGGGTCCCGGGCCTGTCCGTGCCGTCGCTGCCGGTGATCGGCGGTGACGCGGCGGCCGCCTGTATCGCCGCGGCCAGTGTCCTGGCGAAAGTCAGCCGGGACAGGTTGATGGTGGCGATGGATGCCGAGCACCCCGGCTACGGTTTCGCCGACCACAAGGGCTACAGCACGCGCGCCCACGGCCGCGCACTGGCCGAGCTGGGTCCGTGCCCACAGCACCGGTATTCGTTCATCAACGTGCGGCGGGTCGCGGCCGGCGGCGCCACCGATTTCGTGGCCGAATGCCCCCCGGACCCTCAGTGCCATCCCGCCGAATGCGGCGATTTCCGTTGA
- the rpsP gene encoding 30S ribosomal protein S16, whose translation MAVKIKLTRLGKIRNPQYRIAVADARTRRDGRSIEVIGRYHPKEEPSLIEIDSERAQYWLGVGAQPTEPVLKLLKITGDWQKFKGLPGAEGRLKVKPAKPSKLELFNAALAAADGGPTTDATKPKKKSAPKKAAKGEEAEAPAEAAETSESTES comes from the coding sequence ATGGCTGTGAAGATCAAGCTGACCCGGCTTGGCAAGATCCGCAATCCCCAGTACCGCATCGCTGTCGCCGATGCGCGCACCCGTCGCGACGGTCGCTCTATCGAGGTCATCGGCCGCTACCACCCCAAGGAAGAGCCGAGCCTGATCGAGATCGACTCCGAGCGCGCGCAGTACTGGCTGGGTGTCGGCGCCCAGCCCACCGAGCCCGTCCTCAAGCTGCTCAAGATCACCGGTGACTGGCAGAAGTTCAAGGGCCTGCCCGGCGCCGAGGGCCGTCTGAAGGTCAAGCCGGCCAAGCCCAGCAAGCTCGAGCTGTTCAACGCCGCGCTGGCGGCCGCCGACGGCGGACCCACCACCGATGCCACCAAGCCGAAGAAGAAGTCCGCTCCGAAGAAGGCCGCCAAGGGCGAGGAGGCCGAGGCGCCGGCCGAAGCGGCCGAAACGTCCGAATCCACCGAAAGCTGA
- a CDS encoding PE family protein, producing MSHVFVGSGAFEAAAADVIRLGTGLSAANRCAAGPTVRVVAAAGDEVSAAIAELFAEQGRQYQALSREVEAFELRLVQLLQGAAHSYASAEAVNAEMMQQLSQATPVSSMGQVRR from the coding sequence ATGTCGCACGTATTTGTCGGTTCGGGTGCATTCGAGGCGGCCGCAGCTGATGTGATCAGGCTGGGTACGGGTTTGAGTGCCGCGAACCGCTGCGCCGCCGGCCCGACGGTGAGGGTGGTGGCTGCGGCTGGCGATGAGGTGTCGGCGGCCATTGCTGAGTTGTTCGCCGAGCAGGGCCGGCAGTATCAGGCGCTGAGTCGTGAGGTGGAGGCGTTTGAGCTGCGGTTGGTGCAGTTGTTGCAGGGCGCGGCGCACAGTTACGCCAGTGCTGAAGCGGTAAACGCTGAGATGATGCAGCAGTTGAGTCAGGCGACGCCAGTGTCATCAATGGGCCAAGTCAGGCGCTGA
- a CDS encoding N-acyl-D-amino-acid deacylase family protein, with protein sequence MRLGGTVTYDVIVRDGLWLDGTGAKPRIRTLGIRDGMVATVSAGPLDATGCPEVIDAAGKWIAPGFIDVHTHYDAEILLDPGLRESVRHGVTTLLLGNCSLSTVYANSEDAADLFSRVEAVPRDFVLRTLHDNRTWSSPAEYIAALDALPLGPNVSSMLGHSDLRASVLGLERATDDTVRPTDAELETMARLLDEALDAGMLGMSGMDAPIDKLDGDRFRSRALPSTFATWRERRRLIEVLRKRGRILQSAPNVNSSVSPLMFFLTSSRILNRNRGVRMSMLVSADAKSMPLAVHVFGRGTRLLNKLLRASVRFQHLPVPFELYSDGIDLPVFEEFGAGTAALHLRDQLQRNELLADQEYRRRFRRQFDRRKLGPSLWHRDFHDAVIVECPDESLIGKSFGAIADERGLHPLDAFLDILVDNGERNVRWTTTVANHRPRQLDILAADPSIHMGFSDAGAHLRNMAFYNFPLRLLKRVHEAQQAGRPFLTTERAIYRLTAEVAEWFGIDAGTLREGDRADFVVIDPAHLDSSVDGYHEAAVPFYGGLRRMVNRNDATVVATAVGGAVVYRNGEFREGFGQTVKSGRYLRAGEHQSAALSGSA encoded by the coding sequence ATTCGACTTGGAGGAACTGTGACTTACGACGTGATCGTCCGTGACGGCCTGTGGCTTGACGGAACAGGTGCCAAACCCCGGATCCGGACGCTGGGCATACGCGATGGCATGGTGGCCACGGTTTCGGCCGGACCGCTGGATGCGACCGGATGTCCGGAGGTGATCGACGCGGCGGGAAAGTGGATCGCACCCGGATTCATCGACGTGCACACCCACTACGACGCCGAGATCCTGCTCGACCCGGGCCTGCGGGAATCGGTACGCCACGGTGTCACCACGCTGCTGTTGGGCAACTGCTCGCTGTCGACGGTCTACGCCAACTCCGAAGACGCCGCCGACCTGTTCAGTCGGGTTGAGGCGGTGCCGCGCGACTTCGTGTTGAGAACGCTGCACGACAACAGGACCTGGTCGTCGCCGGCGGAGTACATCGCCGCTCTCGACGCCCTTCCGCTGGGGCCCAACGTGAGCTCAATGCTCGGCCACTCGGACCTGCGGGCCTCGGTGCTGGGCCTTGAACGCGCCACCGACGACACCGTGCGGCCGACCGATGCCGAACTGGAGACGATGGCCCGACTGCTCGACGAGGCGCTGGACGCCGGCATGCTGGGCATGTCGGGGATGGACGCACCGATCGACAAATTGGACGGCGACCGTTTCCGCTCGCGGGCGCTGCCTTCCACCTTCGCGACGTGGCGTGAGCGGCGCCGGCTGATCGAGGTGCTCCGGAAACGCGGACGCATCCTGCAGAGTGCGCCCAACGTCAACAGCTCGGTGTCCCCGCTGATGTTCTTTCTCACCAGCAGCCGAATTCTCAACCGGAACAGGGGAGTCCGGATGAGCATGTTGGTGTCGGCGGACGCCAAGTCGATGCCGCTGGCCGTGCACGTGTTCGGGCGAGGTACCCGGTTGCTCAACAAGCTGCTGCGCGCCAGCGTTCGTTTCCAGCACCTCCCGGTGCCGTTCGAATTATATTCCGATGGAATCGATCTGCCGGTCTTCGAAGAATTCGGCGCCGGAACGGCCGCACTGCATCTGCGAGATCAGTTGCAGCGCAACGAGTTGCTGGCTGATCAAGAGTACCGCCGTCGGTTCCGGCGGCAGTTCGACCGCCGCAAGCTCGGGCCGTCGCTGTGGCACCGTGATTTTCACGACGCAGTGATCGTGGAGTGCCCCGATGAGTCGTTGATCGGCAAGAGCTTTGGTGCAATCGCCGACGAGCGTGGGCTGCATCCGCTGGACGCGTTCCTCGACATTCTCGTCGACAACGGTGAGCGCAACGTGCGCTGGACCACCACCGTCGCCAACCACCGGCCCAGGCAACTTGACATATTGGCCGCCGACCCGAGCATCCACATGGGCTTCTCCGACGCCGGCGCACACCTGCGCAACATGGCCTTCTACAACTTCCCCCTGCGATTGCTCAAGCGGGTACATGAGGCGCAGCAGGCGGGCAGGCCGTTCTTGACTACCGAGCGAGCGATCTACCGCCTCACGGCGGAGGTGGCCGAGTGGTTCGGCATCGACGCCGGCACGTTGCGCGAAGGTGACCGTGCGGATTTCGTGGTGATCGACCCCGCTCACCTGGACAGCTCGGTGGACGGCTACCACGAGGCGGCGGTGCCCTTCTACGGCGGCCTGCGACGCATGGTCAACCGCAACGACGCGACCGTGGTGGCCACGGCCGTGGGCGGCGCCGTCGTCTACCGCAACGGGGAGTTCCGCGAGGGCTTCGGTCAGACCGTGAAGTCGGGCCGTTACCTGCGCGCGGGCGAGCACCAGTCGGCAGCGTTGAGCGGGTCAGCCTGA
- a CDS encoding cyclopropane mycolic acid synthase family methyltransferase, which produces MVDGLMPHFEDVQAHYDLSDEFFQLFLDPTQTYSCAFFERADMTLEQAQLAKIDLSLGKLGLQPGMTLLDVGCGWGATLRRAIEQHDVNVVGLTLSKNQAAHVQRSFDQLDSPRTRRVLLQGWEQFDEPVDRIVSIGAFEHFGHDRHADFFAKAHQILPADGVMMLHTITGFTKQQMTDRGLPLTLRVIRFFHFIKTQIFPGGAPPIVEMVEEHSASAGFTLTRNKSLQLHYARTLDLWAQALEAHRDQAIQIQSEEIYDRYMHYLTGCADLFRAGYIDVNQFTLQK; this is translated from the coding sequence ATGGTTGACGGCCTGATGCCACATTTCGAGGATGTGCAAGCGCACTACGACCTGTCTGACGAGTTTTTCCAGCTGTTTCTGGATCCGACTCAGACCTACAGTTGCGCGTTCTTCGAGCGCGCGGATATGACCCTCGAACAGGCGCAGCTGGCCAAGATCGACCTGTCTCTGGGCAAACTGGGTCTGCAGCCCGGGATGACGCTGCTCGACGTGGGCTGCGGCTGGGGCGCCACGCTGCGTCGGGCCATCGAACAGCACGATGTCAACGTGGTCGGCCTGACGCTGTCCAAGAATCAAGCGGCTCATGTGCAGAGGTCGTTCGACCAGCTGGACAGTCCGCGCACCAGACGCGTGCTGTTGCAGGGCTGGGAACAGTTCGACGAGCCCGTCGACCGCATCGTGTCGATTGGCGCCTTCGAGCATTTCGGTCACGACCGGCATGCCGACTTTTTCGCGAAGGCTCACCAGATCCTGCCCGCCGACGGTGTGATGATGCTGCACACGATCACCGGCTTCACCAAGCAGCAGATGACCGATCGCGGTCTACCTCTCACGTTGCGGGTGATCCGGTTCTTCCACTTCATCAAGACTCAAATCTTCCCGGGTGGCGCCCCGCCGATCGTAGAGATGGTCGAAGAGCATTCGGCCAGTGCGGGTTTCACGCTGACCCGCAATAAGTCACTGCAACTGCACTACGCCCGCACTCTCGATCTGTGGGCGCAAGCCCTCGAGGCGCACCGGGATCAAGCGATCCAGATCCAGTCCGAAGAGATCTACGACCGCTATATGCACTACCTGACCGGCTGCGCCGACCTTTTCCGGGCCGGCTACATCGACGTCAATCAGTTCACCTTGCAGAAATAG
- a CDS encoding D-alanyl-D-alanine carboxypeptidase family protein, translated as MRKLMAIAAALLGVTCLGATPVVRADTDVQQAAGSLPIPDGPAQTWIVADMDSGQVLAGREQNVAHPPASTIKVLLALVVLDDIPLNSTVVADFTDTAVECNCVGVKVGHSYTARQLLDGLLLVSGNDAANTLADMLGGQEVTVAKMNAKAASLGASNTHAATPSGLDGPDGSGWSTAHDLAVIFRAAMANPTFASITAEPSAMFPGENGDQPILNQDELLARYPGAIGGKTGFTNAARKTFVGAAARGGRRLVIAMMYGLVKEGGPTYWDQAASLLDWGFALGPQAGIGSL; from the coding sequence ATGCGAAAGCTCATGGCCATCGCCGCTGCCCTGCTCGGAGTCACCTGCCTCGGTGCGACCCCCGTCGTCAGAGCGGACACCGATGTCCAGCAGGCAGCGGGTTCGTTGCCGATCCCCGACGGCCCCGCACAGACCTGGATCGTCGCCGATATGGACAGCGGTCAGGTGCTGGCCGGTCGCGAGCAGAACGTCGCCCATCCGCCTGCGAGCACCATCAAGGTGTTGTTGGCGCTGGTGGTGCTCGATGACATACCGCTGAACTCCACCGTTGTCGCCGACTTCACGGACACCGCGGTGGAATGCAACTGCGTCGGGGTGAAAGTCGGCCACAGCTACACGGCGCGCCAACTGCTCGACGGCCTGCTGCTGGTGTCGGGCAACGACGCGGCCAACACGCTGGCCGACATGCTGGGCGGCCAAGAGGTCACCGTGGCCAAGATGAACGCGAAGGCCGCATCGCTGGGCGCGTCGAACACCCACGCGGCGACCCCGTCCGGTTTGGACGGGCCCGACGGGTCCGGCTGGTCGACGGCACACGACCTCGCAGTGATCTTCCGCGCGGCGATGGCCAACCCGACATTTGCCAGCATCACCGCAGAGCCGTCCGCGATGTTTCCCGGCGAGAACGGCGATCAACCGATCCTGAACCAGGATGAGCTGCTCGCGCGCTATCCCGGTGCCATCGGCGGCAAGACCGGTTTCACCAACGCCGCCCGCAAGACTTTCGTCGGGGCGGCGGCCCGTGGTGGGCGCCGGCTGGTGATCGCCATGATGTACGGGCTAGTCAAGGAGGGTGGACCGACGTACTGGGACCAAGCGGCCAGCCTTCTCGACTGGGGTTTCGCGCTCGGCCCGCAGGCCGGTATCGGCTCCCTGTGA
- a CDS encoding RNA-binding protein — MSTVVVDAVEHLVRGIVDNPDDVRVDLVTSRRGRTVEVHVHPDDLGKVIGRGGRTATALRTLVAGIGGRGIRVDVVDTDQ; from the coding sequence GTGAGCACCGTCGTGGTCGACGCCGTCGAACACCTGGTCCGGGGCATCGTCGACAACCCGGACGATGTCCGGGTGGATCTGGTGACCAGCCGTCGTGGGCGCACAGTCGAGGTTCACGTCCATCCCGACGACCTGGGCAAGGTGATCGGTCGGGGTGGACGAACCGCCACCGCGCTGCGCACCCTGGTCGCCGGTATCGGTGGCCGCGGAATCCGCGTCGACGTGGTGGACACCGACCAGTAG